The Primulina huaijiensis isolate GDHJ02 chromosome 17, ASM1229523v2, whole genome shotgun sequence genome window below encodes:
- the LOC140963095 gene encoding protein ENHANCED DISEASE RESISTANCE 2-like — translation MASAPMMKKVGSEAESPASMGSESGSEERLRTNNGSAKHNDKHSTSIRSNSDHGERFEYSGWVYHLGLNSIGHEYCHFRFLFIRGKYVEMYKRDPHENPGLKPIHRGVIGNTFMVEESGRRKVNHGDLYVLRFYNRLDETKKGEIACATAGDARKWMEAFDQAKQQVEYELSRDKSVRNKLNMEDEINLEEHRPRVRRYAHGLKKLIRIGQGPEMLLRKTSDLGSAGRLDAYFDADGGDVVETYEWKCVRTINGVRIFEDAAHSKSGKGILVKAVGVVDASADTVFEVVLSTERHMRYEWDTLIGDLELVDSINGHYDVVYGTFDPRYLTRWKSKRDFVFTWQWFRGQDGTYTILQFPSVHKKQPSRSGYKRTKINPSTWEISSLSTSSSPKTVRCLVTQTLEINPKGWLKWRNNHCQKFEKTVAYALLSQVAGLKEYVAANPTLASDSCTTVVHTTLSDHSGSLSEFEDAETADEFYDAIAADSSSDDDDDDNDDDEMGVNKVKKIRLKNVSWAIAGLALKKASDPDPSNQLNSKVHPINLDASQFQGSMRRAKDEADKNCWSSPDGSGFMIRGKTYLKDSIKVKGGEPLLTLIAVDWFKVEDCVTNVALHPKSIVQSEAGKKLPFILVINLEVPARPNYSLVIYFAADRPINKSSLFGKFVNGTDMFRDSRFKLIPSIIKGYWMVKRAVGTKACLLGKAVTCKYLRQDNFLEIDVDIGSSSVARSVIGLVLGYVTSIVVDLAIVIEAREEAELPEYILGTVRLNRFQLDSAVALKIY, via the exons ATGGCTTCAGCACCGATGATGAAAAAGGTGGGGAGTGAGGCAGAATCACCCGCGAGTATGGGCTCGGAGTCTGGCTCCGAGGAGAGATTGCGGACAAACAATGGTTCTGCCAAACATAATGATAAACACAGCACCAGCATCAGGAGCAACAGCGACCATGGCGAGAGGTTTGAGTATTCCGGGTGGGTTTATCATCTGGGGCTCAATTCAATTGGGCATGAGTATTGCCATTTTCGTTTCTTGTTCATCCGCGGCAAGTACGTGGAGATGTACAAACGTGACCCCCATGAGAATCCCGGCCTG AAGCCCATTCACAGGGGTGTCATAGGGAATACGTTTATGGTGGAGGAGTCAGGACGTCGGAAGGTTAACCATGGT GATCTTTATGTGCTAAGGTTCTACAATCGGTTGGATGAAACCAAAAAGGGAGAA ATTGCTTGTGCTACCGCTGGTGATGCCCGGAAATGGATGGAAGCATTTGATCAGGCTAAGCAACAG GTAGAGTATGAGCTTTCAAGAGACAAAAGCGTGAGAAACAAGCTGAACATGGAGGATGA GATTAACCTGGAGGAACATCGGCCTAGAGTACGGCGTTATGCACATGGTTTGAAGAAGCTAATAAGGATTGGTCAAG GGCCTGAAATGCTTTTGCGCAAAACCTCAGACTTAGGTTCTGCTGGTAGATTGGATGCGTATTTTGATGCCGATGGTGGAGATGTGGTCGAAACGTATGAATGGAAATGTGTCCGTACAATCAATG GTGTGAGAATATTTGAAGATGCGGCCCACTCAAAG AGTGGCAAAGGCATTCTTGTCAAAGCTGTTGGTGTTGTTGATGCCAGTGCAGATACTGTTTTTGAAGTTGTATTGAGTACTGAGCGACATATGAGATATGA GTGGGATACGTTAATAGGTGACTTGGAGTTGGTGGATTCAATAAACGGACACTATGATGTTGTGTATGGTACATTTGATCCGCGTTATCTAACTCG GTGGAAGTCAAAAAGAGATTTTGTCTTTACCTGGCAATGGTTTCGTGGACAAGATGGAACATACA CAATCCTGCAGTTCCCCTCTGTACACAAGAAGCAGCCTTCAAGATCTGGATACAAACGCACAAAAATTAACC CTTCCACATGGGAAATTAGTAGTTTAAGCACATCTTCATCGCCAAAAACTGTTAGATGTCTTGTGACACAAACACTGGAGATAAACCCCAAAGGTTGGCTTAAGTGGAGGAATAATCACTGCCAGAAGTTTGAAAAGACTGTTGCTTATGCATTGCTGAGTCAAGTAGCAG GTCTCAAGGAATACGTCGCAGCAAATCCAACACTTGCATCAGATTCATGTACCACGGTAGTTCATACAACTCTATCCGATCATTCTGGGTCCTTGAGTGAATTTGAGGATGCAGAAACAGCAGATGAGTTTTATGATGCAATTGCTGCTGATTCTTCAtcagatgatgatgatgacgaTAACGATGACGATGAAATGGGAGTTAataag GTCAAAAAAATTAGGCTGAAGAATGTTTCATGGGCTATAGCAGGTTTGGCACTAAAGAAGGCttcag ATCCAGACCCAAGTAATCAGTTGAACTCGAAGGTACATCCAATCAACCTAGATGCAAGTCAGTTTCAAGGGTCCATGAGGAGAGCAAAGGATGAAGCTGATAAGAACTGCTGGTCTTCTCCAGATGGTTCTGGATTCATGATAAGAGGGAAGACCTACTTGAAAGATAGCATAAAG GTAAAAGGTGGCGAACCTCTTCTTACGCTCATTGCAGTTGACTGGTTTAAAGTGGAAGATTGTGTCACAAATGTTGCTTTGCATCCTAAAAGCATCGTTCAG AGTGAAGCTGGGAAAAAGCTTCCATTCATCCTTGTCATTAATCTTGAG GTTCCAGCCAGACCGAACTACAGCCTGGTTATTTATTTTGCGGCAGACAGGCCCATAAACAAAAGTTCTTTGTTCGGTAAATTTGTCAATGGCACTGATATGTTTCGTGATTCAAGATTCAAGCTTATTCCTAGCATTATCAAG GGATACTGGATGGTAAAGCGTGCTGTTGGAACGAAAGCTTGCCTTCTGGGAAAAGCAGTAACATGCAAATACCTCAGGCAAGATAATTTTCTTGAG attgacgTAGATATTGGTTCATCATCAGTAGCAAGAAGCGTCATTGGCCTTGTCCTGGGATATGTCACAAGCATTGTTGTTGATCTTGCAATTGTCATAGAG GCAAGAGAAGAGGCGGAACTCCCAGAATATATTCTTGGAACCGTTAGACTGAATCGTTTTCAGCTTGATTCTGCTGTAGCCTTGAAG ATATATTAA